In Ananas comosus cultivar F153 linkage group 10, ASM154086v1, whole genome shotgun sequence, the following proteins share a genomic window:
- the LOC109716055 gene encoding uncharacterized protein LOC109716055, whose protein sequence is MLQNCEEQKNYEEQRLYLKFYVQLSKEVKEGESWKDVCKRLAVGVEGDLSAFKKEMAIVDYFANRIEEVRVKERYELFCHILDEVIMNKDFATVVAKIIEDNLYPDLHDEIRKCQKKSFVMDLKQRCQYGMHIDEAREHIKTAFFETWKIKYDSMARYFVLKMLIADKLRILPEVLQGLPEELNFTLENVSHI, encoded by the exons ATGCTGCAAAATTGTGAAGAAcagaaaaattatgaagaacAGCGGTTGTATCTTAAATTTTACGTACAACTCTCCAAAGAAGTAAAG GAGGGTGAAAGCTGGAAAGATGTCTGTAAACGGCTAGCAGTGGGAGTGGAGGGAGATTTGTCtgcatttaaaaaagaaatggcGATAGTC GATTATTTTGCGAATCGAATTGAAGAAGTCAGAGTGAAGGAAAGATATGAACTGTTTTGTCATATTTTAGATGAGGTCATCATGAACAAg GATTTTGCTACTGTGGTTGCTAAAATCATAGAGGACAACCTGTATCCTGACCTTCATGATGAAATCagaaaatgccaaaaaaaatcGTTT GTCATGGACCTTAAACAGCGCTGTCAATATGGG ATGCACATCGATGAGGCGCGCGAGCACATTAAGACGGCTTTCTTCGAAAcg TGGAAAATAAAGTACGACAGCATGGCTAGGTATTTCGTGCTTAAGATGCTGATAGCAGACAAACTCCGCATTCTTCCCGAG GTGCTACAAGGTTTACCAGAAGAGTTGAACTTTACCCTGGAGAATGTCAGCCACATCTGA